From the genome of bacterium, one region includes:
- a CDS encoding HU family DNA-binding protein, with product MAAAKKPMTKTQIVNHFAEKFGFSKKTAAEVVDEFSNLAQSQVKKAGAFTMPGIGKIAIQNRKARKGRNPATGEEIKIPAKRVVKARLAKSFQESIVPSKKK from the coding sequence ATGGCCGCTGCCAAGAAGCCTATGACGAAGACGCAGATCGTCAATCACTTCGCCGAGAAGTTCGGGTTTTCCAAGAAGACCGCGGCGGAGGTTGTCGACGAGTTCAGCAACCTCGCGCAATCGCAGGTGAAGAAGGCCGGCGCCTTCACCATGCCGGGGATCGGAAAGATCGCGATCCAGAATCGCAAGGCGCGCAAGGGCCGCAACCCGGCCACCGGCGAGGAGATCAAGATTCCCGCCAAACGCGTCGTGAAGGCGCGGCTCGCGAAGTCGTTCCAGGAGTCGATCGTTCCTTCCAAGAAGAAGTGA